A region of Streptomyces sp. TG1A-60 DNA encodes the following proteins:
- a CDS encoding NAD(P)-dependent alcohol dehydrogenase, with translation MSTTTRAAVVESGGAPFTLSEVVLDQPGPGEALVRMVAAGLCHTDLTVAGGALPFPLPGVLGHEGAGVVEAVGPGVTSVGPGDHVLLSFTSCGDCRNCRDGHPAYCASWLPLNLIGGSRADGTSTITRDGEALGGHFFGQSSFAERAVVDERSLVKVDPDVPLDSIAPLGCGVQTGVGAVWNVLEPRAGSALLVLGAGAVGLSAVMAAALTPATTIIAVDKVGERLELARQLGATHTVNASDVADITEAVMEITGGQGADGVVETTGSVFVLRKGVDSLAARGTLVIVGAPPFGTEVSLEVNGLLSGKRIVGLTLGDNEIQTAIPVLVQLVKDGKLPLERLIRRYRFEDIDQAVADMSGGKSIKPVLTF, from the coding sequence ATGTCCACCACCACACGTGCCGCCGTGGTCGAGTCCGGGGGCGCTCCCTTCACCCTCTCCGAGGTCGTCCTCGACCAGCCGGGCCCCGGCGAGGCGCTGGTCCGCATGGTCGCCGCAGGGCTCTGCCACACCGACCTGACCGTCGCCGGCGGCGCGCTGCCCTTCCCGCTCCCCGGGGTCCTGGGCCACGAGGGCGCCGGTGTCGTCGAGGCGGTCGGCCCGGGCGTCACCTCCGTCGGGCCGGGCGACCACGTCCTGCTCTCCTTCACCTCCTGCGGCGACTGCCGCAACTGCCGTGACGGGCATCCGGCGTACTGCGCCAGCTGGCTCCCGCTGAACCTGATCGGCGGCAGCCGCGCCGACGGCACCAGCACCATCACCCGCGACGGCGAGGCGCTCGGCGGCCACTTCTTCGGCCAGTCCTCGTTCGCCGAGCGGGCCGTGGTCGACGAGCGCAGCCTCGTCAAGGTCGACCCCGATGTGCCGCTGGACTCCATCGCCCCGCTGGGCTGCGGCGTACAGACCGGCGTCGGCGCCGTCTGGAACGTCCTGGAGCCCCGCGCCGGCAGCGCGCTCCTCGTCCTCGGTGCCGGGGCCGTCGGCCTCTCCGCGGTGATGGCGGCTGCCCTCACGCCGGCGACCACGATCATCGCCGTCGACAAGGTCGGCGAACGGCTGGAGCTGGCCAGGCAGCTGGGCGCCACACACACGGTGAACGCGAGCGACGTCGCCGACATCACCGAGGCCGTCATGGAGATCACCGGCGGTCAGGGCGCCGACGGAGTCGTCGAGACCACCGGCAGCGTCTTCGTCCTGCGCAAGGGCGTCGACTCCCTCGCCGCGCGCGGCACCCTTGTCATCGTGGGCGCCCCGCCGTTCGGCACCGAGGTCTCCCTGGAGGTCAACGGCCTGCTCTCCGGCAAGCGGATCGTGGGTCTCACCCTCGGCGACAACGAGATCCAGACCGCCATCCCGGTCCTCGTCCAGCTGGTCAAGGACGGCAAGCTCCCGCTGGAGCGTCTGATCAGGCGCTACAGGTTCGAGGACATCGACCAGGCGGTGGCGGACATGAGCGGCGGCAAGAGCATCAAGCCCGTGCTGACGTTCTGA
- a CDS encoding DUF4235 domain-containing protein encodes MSKKSKLPLAYQPLGFALGWAGGALASLAFRKTWKAIRHEDDAPDALDRDRGWGEILLAAAVQGAIFAVVRSAVDRTGAKAIERSTGVWPASDKGGRD; translated from the coding sequence ATGTCCAAGAAGAGCAAGCTCCCTCTCGCCTACCAGCCGCTCGGCTTCGCCCTCGGCTGGGCGGGCGGCGCGCTGGCCTCGCTGGCGTTCCGCAAGACATGGAAGGCGATCCGCCACGAGGACGACGCGCCCGACGCGCTGGACCGGGACCGGGGCTGGGGCGAGATCCTGCTCGCGGCGGCCGTCCAGGGCGCGATCTTCGCGGTCGTGCGCAGCGCGGTGGACCGCACGGGCGCGAAGGCCATCGAGCGGTCCACCGGGGTGTGGCCGGCCTCGGACAAGGGGGGCCGGGACTGA
- a CDS encoding aldehyde dehydrogenase family protein: MTTTFESEPGRLFIGGQWLEAMDGARADVIDPSTGQVVTTVAEAGAADVDAAVRAAREAFDNGAWSGLSGRERGRILNRVAQLIRENADDIAALESRDVGKPITLAHAVDVTNAANDYEYYASLAWSLDGSARDVPNNRLAYTKRDPIGVVGAITPFNFPLILAGTKIAPALAAGNTVVHKPAEETPLSALYMANLLKEAGVPDGVYNVVTGAGPVVGEALLRNPGVDKIAFTGSTATGRHAASVAGEGLKQVTMELGGNAAHLVFEDADIEKAIGAVIKGFVFNTGQFCMGGPRLLVARSVYDTVVGILADAVPGVPIGDPRQPETVIGPMVGERHLKKVEEYVELARKEGGRIVCGGERLDLNGGYYYKPTVIADLANDSRVVQEEVFGPVLTVQPFDSEDEAVELANSTPYGLASGIQTTSLTRAHRVADRLQAGIVWVNDWPMLDPAVPFGGVKASGFGREYGPEALESYTKVKSVVVSLD; this comes from the coding sequence ATGACGACCACCTTCGAGAGCGAGCCCGGGCGGCTGTTCATCGGTGGACAGTGGCTTGAGGCGATGGACGGGGCACGCGCCGATGTGATCGACCCGTCGACGGGCCAGGTGGTCACCACCGTCGCGGAGGCGGGGGCCGCCGACGTCGACGCCGCCGTGCGCGCCGCGCGCGAGGCGTTCGACAACGGCGCCTGGTCCGGGCTGAGCGGCCGGGAGCGCGGCCGGATCCTGAACCGGGTCGCCCAGCTGATCCGGGAGAACGCCGACGACATCGCGGCCCTGGAGAGCCGTGACGTCGGCAAGCCCATCACGCTGGCCCACGCCGTGGACGTCACGAACGCGGCCAACGACTACGAGTACTACGCCTCCCTCGCCTGGTCCCTGGACGGCTCCGCCCGCGACGTCCCGAACAACCGCCTCGCCTACACCAAGCGCGACCCGATCGGCGTGGTCGGCGCGATCACCCCGTTCAACTTCCCGCTGATCCTGGCCGGCACCAAGATCGCCCCCGCGCTCGCGGCCGGCAACACGGTCGTCCACAAGCCCGCCGAGGAGACCCCGCTCAGCGCCCTCTACATGGCGAACCTCCTCAAGGAGGCCGGAGTCCCGGACGGCGTCTACAACGTCGTCACCGGCGCGGGCCCGGTCGTCGGCGAGGCGCTGCTGCGCAACCCCGGCGTCGACAAGATCGCCTTCACCGGCTCCACCGCGACCGGCCGGCACGCGGCGAGCGTCGCCGGTGAGGGCTTGAAGCAGGTCACCATGGAACTCGGCGGCAACGCGGCCCATCTCGTCTTCGAGGACGCCGACATCGAGAAGGCCATCGGCGCCGTCATCAAGGGCTTCGTCTTCAACACCGGCCAGTTCTGCATGGGCGGCCCCCGCCTGCTGGTCGCCCGCTCGGTGTACGACACGGTGGTCGGCATCCTCGCCGACGCCGTGCCCGGCGTGCCCATCGGCGACCCCCGGCAGCCCGAGACCGTCATCGGCCCGATGGTGGGCGAGCGGCACCTGAAGAAGGTCGAGGAATACGTCGAGCTGGCCCGTAAGGAGGGCGGCCGCATCGTCTGCGGCGGCGAGCGCCTCGACCTGAACGGCGGCTACTACTACAAGCCCACCGTCATCGCCGACCTCGCCAACGACTCCCGGGTCGTCCAGGAGGAGGTCTTCGGGCCGGTCCTCACCGTGCAGCCCTTCGACTCCGAGGACGAGGCCGTCGAGCTGGCCAACTCCACGCCGTACGGCCTGGCCTCGGGCATCCAGACCACCAGCCTGACCCGTGCGCACCGCGTCGCCGACCGGCTCCAGGCGGGCATCGTCTGGGTCAACGACTGGCCGATGCTCGACCCCGCCGTGCCCTTCGGCGGTGTGAAGGCCTCCGGTTTCGGCCGGGAGTACGGCCCCGAGGCCCTGGAGTCCTACACCAAGGTCAAGTCCGTCGTCGTCTCGCTCGACTGA
- a CDS encoding TetR/AcrR family transcriptional regulator produces MTPEDPRASRTRAKLREALLDECARHPLHEVSVAALVRRAGVGRATFYVHYPDLESLAVDACADVVREAVEALHAWRGRPDPVRAPAALPEFFAGLAPHTALYRALLAPGGGGPLGRVLHRDLRAYSLRERELAEAADAPLVASAVAATFAGVLADWLHGLLDGTPQEIADQAWQLLVALHRSR; encoded by the coding sequence ATGACCCCGGAGGACCCCCGGGCTTCCCGTACCCGGGCCAAGCTGCGGGAAGCCCTCCTCGACGAGTGCGCCCGGCATCCGCTGCACGAGGTCAGCGTGGCCGCGCTGGTCCGCCGGGCGGGGGTCGGCCGGGCCACGTTCTATGTGCACTACCCGGACCTGGAGTCCCTCGCCGTCGACGCCTGCGCCGATGTCGTACGGGAGGCCGTGGAGGCCCTGCACGCCTGGCGCGGGCGCCCCGACCCGGTGCGGGCGCCGGCGGCGCTGCCGGAGTTCTTCGCGGGCCTCGCCCCGCACACGGCCCTGTACCGGGCGCTGCTGGCGCCCGGTGGCGGCGGACCGCTGGGCCGGGTCCTGCACCGGGATCTACGGGCCTACAGCCTCCGCGAACGCGAGCTCGCGGAGGCCGCGGACGCCCCGCTGGTGGCCTCCGCGGTGGCGGCCACCTTCGCGGGGGTCCTCGCCGACTGGCTGCACGGCCTCCTCGACGGCACCCCGCAGGAGATCGCCGACCAGGCGTGGCAGTTGCTGGTCGCGCTGCACCGCAGCCGGTGA
- a CDS encoding DUF1304 domain-containing protein, translating into MEILANVLVVAVAALHVYILVMEMFLWQKKPGMGFHGFDAEMAQRTAPMAANQGLYNGFLAAGLVWGLIAGDPTGYRVQIFFLACVIVAGVYGAVTANRRILVAQALPGALALAAVLVAG; encoded by the coding sequence ATGGAGATCCTGGCGAACGTGCTGGTGGTGGCGGTGGCGGCACTGCACGTGTACATCCTGGTGATGGAGATGTTCCTGTGGCAGAAGAAGCCGGGGATGGGCTTCCACGGGTTCGACGCCGAGATGGCGCAGCGGACCGCCCCGATGGCCGCCAACCAGGGGCTCTACAACGGCTTCCTCGCGGCCGGACTCGTGTGGGGCCTGATCGCCGGTGACCCGACCGGCTACCGCGTCCAGATCTTCTTCCTCGCCTGCGTGATCGTCGCGGGCGTGTACGGCGCCGTCACAGCCAACCGCCGCATCCTCGTCGCCCAGGCGCTCCCCGGCGCACTCGCCCTGGCCGCCGTCCTCGTCGCCGGATGA
- a CDS encoding amidohydrolase: protein MSDTSPTLVLTGGQVITVDAGFTVAEGVAVRGREIVAVGTDAEMRALAGPTTRIVELAGRTVLPGINDSHLHGAAYGLAKPPFALDVGHPAVGSIADITATVRAAARTTAPGEWIVGLGWDPGYLAECLADPGRFPHRTDLDAVAPDHPVCLTDFSQHMVWANSEALRRCGIGAGTKAPDGGVIDRDTDGLPTGILREAAGVLLQAALPSPTVAQRRQAIQNVVAELHSRGITSYTEPGLGPGGSETLFGGLSTDNWTAYADLAATGALRARVSVLLLPAPMGGSADDVRKGLAELHRPGSADPRLLKANGVKIFADGVPPNRTAWMNEPYVDGGHGSLCVHGPTPELQVDELFDMIRVAHEAGYQLGVHVTGDRAIDTVVDAFLAAQEAAPRPDARHYVIHGDFIGADSLTRLAAHGYGVNMNPAIKWTISDLMEEIVGPERSAYEWPVRSAFEAGVAVCASSDAPITEPDWRRGVAGMLLRESKASGRVSGPEQCVELAEALRAYTINPARQDFAEGWKGSVEVGKVADLCVLDRPLLDADPRDIPQVQVDMTVFDGGIVFER from the coding sequence GTGAGCGACACTTCCCCCACCCTCGTCCTGACCGGCGGTCAGGTCATCACCGTCGACGCCGGTTTCACCGTCGCCGAAGGTGTGGCCGTGCGCGGCCGGGAGATCGTCGCGGTCGGCACGGACGCCGAGATGCGCGCGCTGGCCGGGCCGACGACGAGGATCGTCGAGCTGGCGGGGCGGACCGTGCTGCCGGGCATCAACGACTCGCATCTGCACGGCGCCGCGTACGGGCTCGCCAAGCCGCCGTTCGCCCTCGACGTCGGGCATCCGGCGGTCGGTTCGATCGCCGACATCACCGCGACGGTGCGCGCGGCGGCGCGGACCACCGCGCCCGGCGAGTGGATCGTCGGCCTGGGCTGGGACCCCGGCTATCTCGCCGAGTGCCTCGCCGATCCTGGCCGCTTCCCGCACCGCACGGACCTGGACGCGGTGGCGCCCGACCATCCCGTCTGCCTGACCGACTTCTCGCAGCACATGGTGTGGGCCAACAGCGAGGCACTGCGCCGCTGCGGGATCGGCGCCGGCACCAAGGCGCCCGACGGCGGTGTCATCGACCGGGATACCGACGGCCTGCCCACCGGCATCCTGCGCGAGGCCGCCGGGGTGCTCCTCCAGGCCGCCCTGCCCTCCCCCACCGTCGCCCAGCGCCGCCAGGCGATCCAAAACGTCGTCGCCGAACTCCACTCGCGGGGCATCACCAGCTACACCGAGCCGGGCCTCGGCCCCGGCGGCTCCGAGACCCTGTTCGGCGGGCTGAGCACCGACAACTGGACCGCCTACGCCGACCTGGCCGCGACCGGCGCTCTGCGCGCCCGGGTCAGCGTCCTGCTGCTGCCCGCGCCGATGGGCGGCTCCGCCGACGACGTCCGCAAGGGGCTCGCCGAGCTCCACCGCCCCGGGTCAGCGGACCCCCGCCTCCTGAAAGCGAACGGCGTGAAGATCTTCGCCGACGGGGTACCGCCGAACCGTACGGCCTGGATGAACGAGCCCTATGTCGACGGCGGTCACGGCTCGCTGTGCGTGCACGGGCCCACGCCCGAGCTTCAGGTCGACGAACTGTTCGACATGATCCGCGTCGCCCACGAGGCCGGCTACCAGTTGGGCGTCCATGTGACCGGTGACCGGGCCATCGACACCGTCGTGGACGCGTTCCTGGCCGCGCAGGAGGCAGCGCCACGCCCGGACGCCCGGCACTACGTCATCCACGGCGACTTCATCGGTGCGGACAGCCTCACCCGGCTGGCGGCGCACGGCTACGGCGTCAACATGAACCCCGCCATCAAGTGGACGATCTCCGACCTCATGGAGGAGATCGTGGGCCCGGAGCGGTCGGCGTACGAGTGGCCCGTCCGCTCGGCCTTCGAGGCGGGGGTCGCGGTGTGCGCCAGCTCGGACGCGCCGATCACGGAGCCCGACTGGCGGCGGGGCGTCGCCGGGATGCTGCTGCGCGAGTCGAAGGCCAGCGGCCGGGTCAGCGGCCCTGAGCAGTGCGTGGAACTGGCCGAGGCGCTGCGGGCGTACACGATCAACCCGGCGCGGCAGGACTTCGCCGAGGGCTGGAAGGGGTCCGTGGAGGTGGGGAAGGTGGCCGACCTGTGCGTCCTGGACCGGCCGCTGCTGGACGCCGACCCGCGTGACATCCCTCAGGTGCAGGTGGACATGACGGTGTTCGACGGCGGGATCGTCTTCGAACGCTGA
- a CDS encoding TIGR03619 family F420-dependent LLM class oxidoreductase: MSTTPRMLLVLSENWTLTGGRADLPTAVRWAREAEDAGFDSVMVSEHIVLGPDSAADGIMGNPRDYALPGNQDPHTPWPNSLLLLAAIASVTERLRLAAAAVLAPLRHPLLMARELGTLDLLSEGRLLVQPTVSWSKDEYDALGVPFGSRGRLLDEHLEVWAKAWGPSPISHDGEHYPFRDVYFEPKAYRPEGPRLWFGGQRLRGPVLRRLVRYGHGFHPLGRPTPQDLKALHEAMAAAGRDAADLEMIGGTQAVFPDDHSPADLGAALASVPEQLEQGFTTFCVKPNQFIDDPDEVGAFCKEVMRRVTTLTG; this comes from the coding sequence ATGAGCACCACCCCCCGCATGCTGCTTGTCCTCAGTGAGAACTGGACGCTCACGGGCGGCCGGGCGGACCTGCCCACCGCCGTACGGTGGGCCCGCGAGGCCGAGGACGCCGGGTTCGACTCCGTCATGGTGAGCGAACACATCGTGCTCGGCCCCGACTCCGCCGCCGACGGCATCATGGGCAACCCCCGCGACTACGCCCTCCCCGGCAATCAGGACCCGCACACCCCGTGGCCCAACTCCCTGCTCCTGCTCGCCGCCATCGCCTCCGTCACCGAGCGCCTGCGGCTGGCCGCCGCGGCCGTGCTCGCCCCGCTGCGCCACCCCCTGCTGATGGCCCGGGAACTCGGCACCCTCGACCTGCTCAGCGAGGGACGGCTGCTGGTGCAGCCCACGGTCAGCTGGAGCAAGGACGAGTACGACGCGCTCGGCGTGCCCTTCGGCAGCAGGGGCCGGCTGCTCGACGAGCACCTGGAGGTCTGGGCGAAGGCCTGGGGGCCGTCCCCCATCTCCCATGACGGCGAGCACTACCCGTTCCGGGACGTCTACTTCGAGCCCAAGGCGTACCGCCCCGAGGGGCCGCGGCTGTGGTTCGGCGGGCAGCGCCTGCGCGGTCCCGTGCTGCGCCGCCTCGTCCGGTACGGCCACGGCTTCCACCCCCTGGGCCGGCCGACGCCGCAGGATCTGAAGGCGCTCCACGAGGCGATGGCCGCCGCCGGCCGGGACGCCGCCGACCTGGAGATGATCGGCGGCACCCAGGCGGTCTTCCCCGACGACCACTCCCCGGCGGACCTCGGCGCGGCCCTCGCGTCCGTACCGGAGCAGTTGGAGCAGGGCTTCACGACCTTCTGCGTCAAGCCGAACCAGTTCATCGACGACCCCGACGAGGTGGGCGCCTTCTGCAAGGAGGTCATGCGACGGGTGACGACGCTGACCGGCTGA
- a CDS encoding cation diffusion facilitator family transporter codes for METMDDRGEAVVEGPKPQPHEEGKTREDRRTRVTVLVALGANLVIAVAKTIGGLLAGSPALLSEAAHSVADSMNEVFLLAALRRSRRPADSRHPFGYGKERFFWSLLAAVGIFVMGGCFSFFQAIHALTSGSEESYDGYAAGIAVLGVALLSEGTSLLRALHQVRNQGGADGLRDPALRTVVAEDGTAVLGVTLAIAGMVLHMLTGQVIWEASASFAIGALLVYVAYWLGRDAREQLIGVAADPEPSRQIRALLAAQPEIDSVEALLTMQLGLDSTLVAARVDLVPGLDSEEVEEVAVRIKRSISRAVPEADQIFLDVTEKAAREG; via the coding sequence ATGGAGACGATGGACGACCGGGGCGAGGCGGTTGTCGAAGGGCCGAAGCCGCAGCCGCACGAGGAGGGCAAGACACGGGAGGACCGCAGGACCCGGGTCACCGTGCTGGTCGCCCTGGGCGCGAACCTGGTGATCGCCGTGGCCAAGACCATCGGCGGACTCCTCGCCGGATCGCCGGCCCTCCTCTCGGAGGCCGCACACTCGGTGGCCGACAGCATGAACGAGGTGTTCCTCCTCGCCGCGCTGCGCCGCAGCCGCCGCCCCGCCGACAGCCGGCACCCCTTCGGCTACGGCAAGGAGCGCTTCTTCTGGTCCCTGCTCGCCGCCGTCGGTATCTTCGTGATGGGCGGCTGCTTCTCCTTCTTCCAGGCGATCCACGCCCTGACAAGCGGTTCGGAGGAGTCCTACGACGGCTATGCGGCCGGCATCGCCGTCCTCGGCGTCGCCCTTCTCTCCGAGGGCACCTCCCTGCTGCGCGCCCTGCACCAGGTGCGCAATCAGGGCGGCGCCGACGGACTGAGGGACCCGGCACTGCGTACGGTCGTCGCCGAGGACGGCACGGCGGTGCTCGGTGTGACCCTCGCGATCGCCGGGATGGTCCTGCACATGCTGACCGGCCAGGTGATCTGGGAGGCGTCCGCCTCGTTCGCGATCGGGGCGCTGCTCGTGTACGTCGCCTACTGGCTCGGCCGGGACGCCCGCGAACAGCTCATCGGGGTCGCCGCCGACCCCGAACCCAGCCGCCAGATCCGCGCCCTGCTGGCGGCACAGCCCGAGATCGACAGCGTCGAGGCCCTGCTCACCATGCAACTCGGCCTGGACTCCACCCTGGTGGCCGCCCGCGTCGACCTCGTCCCCGGCCTCGACAGCGAGGAGGTCGAGGAGGTCGCCGTCCGCATCAAGCGCTCCATCTCCCGTGCCGTCCCGGAGGCCGACCAGATCTTCCTCGACGTGACGGAGAAGGCGGCGCGGGAAGGGTGA
- a CDS encoding glutathione S-transferase C-terminal domain-containing protein → MSVGEGNEAYGRKAFKRSKSHFTDRITADGRDGWPVEAGRYRLVVSRACPWASRAVVSRRLLGLVDALPMAVADPIQDDRSWRFTLDPDGRDPVLGIRFLKEAYDARESDYPGGVSVPAIVDVPSGRLVTNDYQQLTLDLATEWTDLHREGAPDLYPADLRDEIDAVMAEVYENVNNGVYRAGFATSQEEYEEACAGVFRRLEALSERLARQRYLVGDTITEADIRLFTTLVRFDPVYHGHFKCNRWKLAEDPVLWAYVRDLFQTPGFGDTVDFDHIKRHYYQVHAGINPTAVVPLGPDLAGWLAPHGREDLGGSPFGDGTPPGPVPADEVVAPRGRP, encoded by the coding sequence ATGAGTGTCGGCGAGGGCAATGAGGCGTACGGACGGAAGGCGTTCAAACGGTCCAAGAGCCACTTCACGGACCGGATCACCGCCGACGGCCGGGACGGGTGGCCCGTGGAGGCGGGCCGCTACCGGCTGGTCGTCAGCCGGGCATGCCCCTGGGCGAGCCGGGCGGTGGTCTCGCGGCGGCTGCTGGGCCTTGTGGACGCCCTGCCGATGGCCGTAGCCGACCCGATCCAGGACGACCGCAGCTGGCGGTTCACGCTGGACCCGGACGGCCGCGACCCCGTGCTCGGCATCCGGTTCCTGAAGGAGGCGTACGACGCGCGGGAGAGCGACTACCCGGGCGGGGTCAGCGTCCCCGCGATCGTCGACGTGCCGAGCGGCCGACTGGTCACCAACGACTACCAGCAGCTCACCCTCGACCTCGCCACCGAGTGGACGGACCTGCACCGCGAGGGCGCGCCCGACCTGTATCCGGCGGACCTGCGCGACGAGATCGACGCGGTGATGGCGGAGGTCTACGAGAACGTCAACAACGGGGTGTACCGGGCGGGTTTCGCCACGAGCCAGGAGGAGTACGAGGAGGCCTGCGCCGGAGTGTTCCGGCGGCTGGAGGCGCTGTCGGAGCGGCTGGCGCGGCAGCGCTATCTCGTCGGGGACACGATCACCGAGGCGGACATCCGGCTCTTCACCACGCTGGTGCGTTTCGACCCCGTCTACCACGGTCACTTCAAGTGCAACCGCTGGAAGTTGGCCGAGGACCCGGTGCTGTGGGCCTACGTCCGAGACCTCTTCCAGACCCCCGGCTTCGGTGACACCGTCGACTTCGACCACATCAAGCGCCACTACTACCAGGTGCACGCCGGCATCAACCCGACCGCCGTGGTGCCGCTGGGGCCCGATCTGGCCGGCTGGCTCGCGCCCCACGGCCGCGAGGATCTCGGCGGCAGCCCGTTCGGCGACGGGACGCCGCCGGGGCCGGTGCCCGCCGACGAGGTCGTAGCCCCGCGGGGCCGTCCCTGA
- a CDS encoding MarR family transcriptional regulator, which translates to MPGQRSITDAEKLAAAKLGDFPVRRDQMAAVANIYRAASAVRQHLENSVLRGSDLTWTAFVVLWVVWVWGESETRHVAEEAGISKGTLTGVARTLESRGLVRRAGHPTDGRLVLLALTDKGEELMRRVFPAFNEEEAFVTGRLSDAECRSLAEGLRGVVLQVEEHGEERRRTLLNGAEPAPRRSGRRPKA; encoded by the coding sequence GTGCCCGGCCAGCGATCCATCACCGACGCCGAGAAACTCGCCGCGGCGAAACTGGGGGACTTCCCGGTCCGCCGTGACCAGATGGCGGCGGTGGCGAACATCTACCGGGCCGCCTCGGCGGTGCGGCAGCATCTGGAGAACTCCGTGCTGCGCGGTTCCGACCTCACCTGGACGGCCTTCGTGGTGCTGTGGGTGGTGTGGGTGTGGGGTGAGTCCGAGACCCGGCACGTGGCGGAGGAGGCGGGCATCTCCAAGGGCACCCTCACCGGTGTGGCGCGCACGCTGGAGTCGCGCGGACTGGTGCGGCGGGCGGGCCACCCGACGGACGGCCGGCTGGTCCTCCTCGCCCTCACCGACAAGGGCGAGGAGCTGATGCGGCGGGTGTTCCCGGCGTTCAACGAGGAGGAGGCCTTCGTCACCGGCCGGCTCAGCGACGCGGAATGCCGGAGCCTCGCGGAGGGGCTGCGCGGTGTCGTGCTCCAGGTCGAGGAGCACGGCGAGGAACGCCGCCGCACCCTGCTGAACGGTGCCGAGCCCGCACCCCGCCGCAGCGGCCGTCGCCCGAAGGCCTGA
- a CDS encoding LysE family transporter: MGTDAAPVVTAALVAGLLAGYGIAIPVGAVATYLVSLTARTSLRTGVCAALGVATADGLYALVAALGGTALAAALRPALAPLRWASALVLLALAVRGAVTALRRYRARRLTTRPRPDPVGPAHAYVALLGITLLNPTTVVYFAALVLGSRATAAVNPWEQVVFVLAAFLASASWQLLLAGGGALLGRALTGHRGRLATALLSSAVISVLAARMLRPS, from the coding sequence GTGGGGACCGACGCCGCCCCGGTCGTGACGGCCGCGCTCGTCGCGGGGCTCCTCGCCGGCTACGGCATCGCCATCCCCGTCGGAGCGGTCGCGACCTACCTCGTCTCCCTCACCGCCCGTACGTCCCTGCGGACCGGAGTCTGCGCCGCACTCGGCGTCGCCACCGCCGACGGGCTCTACGCCCTCGTCGCCGCCCTCGGCGGGACGGCCCTCGCAGCCGCCCTGCGGCCGGCGCTGGCGCCCCTGCGCTGGGCGTCGGCCCTGGTGCTCCTCGCGCTGGCCGTACGCGGCGCGGTCACGGCGCTGCGCCGGTACCGCGCACGACGGCTCACCACCCGACCGCGGCCGGACCCGGTGGGCCCGGCACACGCCTACGTCGCCCTGCTGGGCATCACCCTTCTGAACCCCACCACGGTCGTCTACTTCGCCGCGCTGGTCCTCGGCAGCCGTGCCACCGCAGCCGTGAACCCGTGGGAACAGGTGGTGTTCGTGCTCGCCGCGTTCCTCGCCTCCGCGAGCTGGCAACTGCTGCTCGCCGGAGGCGGCGCACTGCTCGGCCGGGCACTGACCGGGCACCGGGGGCGGCTGGCGACGGCACTCCTGTCGAGTGCCGTGATCTCGGTGCTGGCGGCTCGGATGCTGAGGCCCTCGTGA
- a CDS encoding nitroreductase family deazaflavin-dependent oxidoreductase, whose amino-acid sequence MPLEGEYAPSPTQWVREQVELYESSGGTKGTTLRETGLPVVILTTRGAKSGKIRKTPLMRVEHDGRYAVVASQGGAPKHPVWYHNLKSDPHVELQDGPTRQELTAREVTGDEKAEWWERAVAAYPPYADYQKQTDRVIPVFVLEPANG is encoded by the coding sequence ATGCCTCTTGAGGGCGAGTACGCACCCAGCCCCACCCAGTGGGTGCGCGAGCAGGTCGAGTTGTACGAGAGCTCGGGCGGCACCAAGGGAACGACGTTGCGGGAAACGGGCCTGCCGGTCGTCATTCTCACCACGCGCGGCGCGAAGAGCGGGAAGATCCGCAAGACTCCGCTGATGCGCGTGGAGCACGACGGACGGTACGCGGTCGTGGCCTCACAGGGCGGGGCGCCCAAGCACCCGGTCTGGTACCACAATCTCAAGTCCGACCCGCACGTCGAGCTCCAGGACGGGCCGACGCGGCAGGAGTTGACCGCCCGTGAGGTCACCGGGGACGAGAAGGCCGAGTGGTGGGAGCGGGCGGTCGCCGCGTATCCGCCGTACGCCGACTACCAGAAGCAGACCGACCGGGTGATTCCGGTCTTCGTGCTGGAGCCGGCGAACGGGTAG